One Mobula birostris isolate sMobBir1 chromosome 4, sMobBir1.hap1, whole genome shotgun sequence DNA window includes the following coding sequences:
- the LOC140196189 gene encoding P2Y purinoceptor 13-like has product MYATIDPFNTNTSHYISNPNSSSAGKCIRNTQVTQIVFPVLYAILFIASIGLNSLAIRIFSQIPSSSTFNVFLKNIVAADFLMTLTLPFKILSDTQLAPWRVRWFVCRFSSVIFYFTMYVSIILLGLVSLDRFLKITRPFGRSCFQKTRFSKILSVVIWTTMFLLSVPNMILSNKEPTAKLVKKCVALKSPAGIKWHAIVNYICQFIFWVVCITMVVLYTIISKKVYKSYIKSRSKDGQTQRKTKVKVFLIVQVFFTCFALFHFVRLPYTFSQMGKVRDCGTQNTLYYIKETGLWLCASNICLDPLIYIYLCKAFRSKISKKQKDSTGIKMTSRITQSTVNED; this is encoded by the coding sequence ATGTATGCCACTATTGACCCCTTCAACACAAATACCTCCCATTACATCTCCAACCCGAATAGTTCCTCTGCAGGCAAGTGCATACGAAATACACAGGTCACCCAGATTGTGTTCCCTGTACTCTACGCTATCCTCTTCATTGCCAGTATTGGCCTAAACAGTCTAGCCATCCGAATATTCTCACAGATACCGAGCAGCTCCACCTTCAACGttttcctgaaaaacattgttgCTGCCGACTTTCTCATGACTCTAACACTCCCTTTTAAGATCCTCAGTGATACCCAACTGGCTCCCTGGCGGGTGAGGTGGTTTGTATGTCGCTTTTCGTCAGTGATCTTCTACTTCACCATGTATGTTAGCATCATTCTTCTGGGTCTGGTAAGCTTGGATCGCTTCCTCAAGATCACCAGGCCCtttgggagatcttgctttcagAAGACTAGATTCAGCAAGATTCTGTCAGTAGTAATTTGGACCACCATGTTTCTTTTATCTGTTCCCAATATGATCTTGTCAAATAAGGAGCCAACAGCAAAGTTGGTAAAGAAATGTGTGGCTCTGAAAAGCCCAGCTGGAATAAAATGGCACGCCATTGTAAATTACATCTGTCAGTTCATCTTCTGGGTGGTGTGCATAACTATGGTTGTGCTCTACACCATAATATCCAAGAAGGTCTACAAGTCCTATATAAAGTCCAGAAGCAAAGATGGCCAAACCCAGAGAAAGACAAAAGTCAAGGTGTTCCTCATCGTGCAGGTCTTCTTCACTTGCTTTGCACTATTCCATTTTGTCCGACTGCCGTACACGTTCAGCCAGATGGGCAAAGTGAGGGACTGCGGGACACAGAACACCCTGTACTACATTAAAGAGACGGGGCTCTGGCTATGTGCCTCCAACATCTGCCTGGATCCTTTAATTTACATTTACTTGTGCAAGGCCTTCAGAAGCAAGATAAGCAAAAAGCAGAAAGACAGCACAGGCATAAAGATGACATCAAGAATCACCCAAAGCACAGTAAATGAAGATTGA